A genomic region of Trifolium pratense cultivar HEN17-A07 linkage group LG3, ARS_RC_1.1, whole genome shotgun sequence contains the following coding sequences:
- the LOC123914129 gene encoding protein transport protein Sec61 subunit beta-like: MASGGAAPQRGSAAAAASMRRRKAPGGGASGGAAGTMLQFYTDDAPGLKISPNVVLVMSIGFIAFVAILHVIGKLYLRKEA; this comes from the coding sequence atGGCTTCAGGTGGAGCAGCTCCCCAAAGAGGAAGTGCAGCAGCTGCTGCTAGCATGAGGAGAAGGAAGGCACCCGGTGGTGGGGCATCTGGCGGAGCTGCAGGGACTATGCTTCAATTTTATACTGATGATGCTCCTGGACTCAAGATCTCCCCAAATGTGGTTCTTGTTATGAGCATTGGCTTTATCGCATTTGTTGCCATTCTTCATGTGATCGGCAAGTTGTATTTGCGTAAGGAGGCTTAG